In bacterium, a genomic segment contains:
- the sppA gene encoding signal peptide peptidase SppA, with the protein MARGRDWLLGLLLLAAAGIFLFFLASLFFSGSGQEDGFEIPTGKRLGLIEIKGVILESETTVKNLERFADSKDIAAIILRIDSPGGGVAASQEIYESVRRVRDSGKFVVASMASVAASGGYYVACGADTIMANPGTTTGSIGVIAEMINATELLQKIGVRFEVIKSGKYKDSGSPFRPMNEEDRRQLQEYVNDAYDQFVEVVARERDLPKDEVLKFADGRIFTGQQARTHQLIDVLGTYEDAVKLAGERGGIAGKARVVKPPQRKTTMWDLLFGDVEQHLIRLQTLPVLRYQMIL; encoded by the coding sequence ATGGCACGGGGTCGAGACTGGTTGTTGGGATTGTTACTGCTGGCGGCGGCGGGAATTTTTCTCTTCTTTCTCGCCTCGCTCTTTTTCTCCGGCTCGGGCCAAGAGGATGGTTTCGAGATTCCGACCGGCAAGCGCCTCGGGTTGATCGAGATCAAAGGCGTCATTTTGGAGTCCGAAACGACGGTCAAGAATCTCGAACGCTTCGCTGACAGCAAGGACATCGCGGCCATCATTCTGCGCATTGACAGCCCGGGCGGCGGCGTGGCCGCCAGCCAGGAGATCTACGAGTCGGTGCGGCGCGTGCGCGACAGTGGCAAATTCGTGGTGGCCTCCATGGCTTCGGTGGCGGCCTCCGGCGGCTATTATGTTGCCTGCGGCGCGGACACCATCATGGCCAATCCCGGTACCACCACCGGCAGCATCGGCGTCATCGCGGAAATGATCAATGCCACCGAATTGCTGCAGAAGATTGGCGTGCGCTTTGAAGTCATCAAGAGCGGCAAATACAAGGACAGCGGCTCGCCCTTCCGGCCAATGAATGAGGAAGATCGGCGCCAACTGCAGGAATACGTCAACGACGCCTATGACCAGTTCGTGGAGGTGGTGGCGCGCGAACGCGATCTCCCCAAAGACGAAGTGCTGAAATTTGCCGACGGCCGCATTTTCACCGGCCAGCAGGCGCGCACGCACCAGCTCATCGATGTTTTGGGAACGTATGAAGACGCCGTGAAACTCGCGGGCGAGCGCGGCGGCATCGCCGGCAAAGCGCGGGTGGTGAAGCCGCCGCAGCGCAAGACCACAATGTGGGACCTGCTCTTCGGCGACGTGGAGCAGCATCTCATTCGCTTGCAGACTCTGCCCGTGCTCCGTTATCAAATGATACTCTGA
- a CDS encoding zinc ribbon domain-containing protein, with translation MPIYEYRCQNCETQFEQLIRDSEALRLRCPRCGAQEVNRLLSVFATGTSARSAAAPADLPTGGHCCGGTCGCH, from the coding sequence ATGCCGATTTACGAATATCGCTGCCAGAACTGCGAGACGCAATTCGAGCAACTCATCCGCGACAGCGAAGCGCTGCGGTTGCGCTGTCCGCGCTGCGGGGCGCAGGAGGTCAACCGCCTGCTCTCCGTCTTTGCGACGGGCACCAGCGCGCGTTCCGCGGCGGCGCCGGCGGATCTCCCCACCGGCGGCCATTGTTGCGGCGGCACCTGCGGCTGTCATTGA
- a CDS encoding ATP-binding protein produces the protein MAGSSPRTILLIDDDAAMHDLTRAHLEKSGYALLSAYDAATGLQMILKQRPDLVLLDFMMPEMDGESAFNELTGNPAYRAVQDTPVIMLTARGGDEQMKTTLLERGVSAYLQKPFGLRELTNVIENVFIIHDIRLRNQQLREEVEITRDHLELVMRTAPIGIFSTDENGGLQHVNHVLARLLDFDSPNELRHGRVADDPRLRDTFLRTAVARVLTGKKPWKIRYFHHRKHSERRRVLNIHCVPVRKSTDELEGVVGIVEDVTETHKRDEQLQMLSTIGLALQSLVDLDDLLHLILTSTTAGPALGFTRAMIFLADSSGQHLVGKMGVGPFDAKEAEEIWKTFEREHLSLEDFLEKYGKRRPASPSRLDLIVREQILPLGIQESDFVRQILRKHTYRGLPGRNDHPSCRKVFRALQLDDFVAVPLIAKDRLKGVVLADNRFSSQPIEADLISLLELFASQAAQAIEKADAYRRLELEKRKLEHAYEQLQATHDRLVHAERLAAIGNMAAHVAHEIRNPLVTIGGFARSLNRQLQEHESARQITNVIMEEVIRLEKILANVLDFSKLPKPSLQLADLNHLIEEVCRVLRDEARERQVEVRRNLAPGLPKMWIDPIQINQLLVNLFRNGIQAMKGGGVLELRTLLWSKRFARITVRDTGSGIPPDIIEDIFKPFFTTKTYGTGLGLAICRQIVNDHGGEISVQSAPGSGTIFTIDLPLEKRSAAEKFDAGFDAEPPALTFPETLP, from the coding sequence ATGGCTGGCAGCTCTCCACGCACCATTTTGCTGATCGATGATGACGCCGCGATGCACGACCTCACGCGGGCACATCTCGAAAAATCCGGCTACGCGCTGCTTTCGGCATACGACGCGGCCACGGGCTTGCAGATGATCCTCAAGCAGCGCCCGGATTTGGTGTTGCTCGATTTCATGATGCCGGAGATGGACGGTGAAAGCGCCTTCAACGAGCTGACCGGCAATCCGGCCTATCGCGCGGTGCAGGACACGCCCGTGATCATGCTCACCGCGCGCGGCGGCGACGAGCAGATGAAGACCACCCTGCTCGAACGCGGGGTGAGCGCCTACTTGCAAAAGCCCTTCGGCTTGCGCGAGCTGACCAACGTCATCGAGAATGTCTTCATCATTCACGACATTCGCCTGCGCAACCAGCAACTGCGCGAGGAAGTCGAGATCACGCGCGATCATCTCGAGCTGGTCATGCGCACCGCGCCCATCGGCATTTTCTCCACCGACGAAAACGGCGGCCTGCAGCACGTCAATCACGTGCTGGCGCGGCTGCTGGACTTCGACAGCCCGAACGAACTGCGCCATGGCCGCGTGGCCGACGACCCGCGGCTGCGCGACACGTTTCTGCGCACCGCCGTCGCGCGCGTGCTCACCGGCAAAAAGCCCTGGAAAATCCGCTATTTTCATCACCGCAAGCACTCCGAGCGGCGCCGCGTCCTGAACATTCACTGCGTGCCGGTGAGGAAATCCACCGACGAGCTCGAGGGCGTGGTGGGAATCGTCGAAGACGTCACTGAAACCCACAAGCGCGATGAGCAACTGCAGATGCTCTCCACCATCGGCCTGGCCCTGCAGAGCCTCGTCGATCTCGACGATTTGCTGCATCTCATTCTCACCAGCACCACCGCCGGGCCGGCGCTCGGGTTCACCCGCGCCATGATCTTTTTGGCCGATTCCTCCGGCCAGCATCTGGTGGGCAAAATGGGCGTCGGCCCGTTCGATGCCAAGGAGGCGGAGGAGATTTGGAAAACCTTCGAGCGCGAGCATCTCTCGCTGGAAGATTTCCTGGAGAAATACGGCAAGCGCCGCCCGGCTTCCCCTTCCCGTTTGGATTTGATCGTGCGCGAGCAAATCCTGCCGCTCGGCATTCAAGAGTCGGATTTCGTCCGGCAGATTCTGCGCAAGCACACCTATCGCGGCCTGCCCGGCCGCAACGATCACCCCAGTTGCCGCAAAGTCTTCCGCGCCTTGCAGCTCGATGATTTCGTCGCCGTGCCGCTGATTGCCAAGGATCGCCTCAAGGGCGTGGTGCTGGCCGACAACCGCTTCAGCTCGCAACCCATCGAGGCCGACCTGATCTCGTTGCTCGAGTTGTTTGCCAGCCAGGCGGCACAGGCCATCGAAAAAGCGGACGCCTATCGCCGGCTGGAGCTGGAAAAGCGCAAACTCGAACATGCCTACGAGCAGTTGCAAGCCACGCATGATCGCCTGGTGCACGCCGAACGCCTGGCGGCGATCGGCAACATGGCGGCGCACGTGGCGCACGAGATCCGCAACCCGCTGGTCACCATCGGCGGGTTTGCACGCTCCTTGAACCGGCAATTGCAGGAACACGAGTCGGCGCGCCAGATCACCAACGTGATCATGGAAGAGGTCATTCGCCTGGAAAAGATTCTGGCCAACGTCCTGGATTTCTCCAAGCTGCCCAAACCTTCCCTGCAGCTCGCCGATCTCAATCATTTGATCGAAGAAGTCTGCCGTGTGTTGCGCGACGAGGCCAGGGAGCGGCAGGTCGAAGTCCGGCGCAACCTGGCGCCCGGCCTGCCCAAGATGTGGATCGATCCGATTCAGATCAATCAACTGCTGGTCAATCTCTTCCGCAACGGCATTCAAGCGATGAAAGGCGGCGGCGTGCTGGAGCTGCGCACGCTGCTGTGGTCGAAGCGGTTCGCCCGCATCACCGTGCGCGACACCGGCAGTGGCATTCCGCCGGACATCATCGAGGACATCTTCAAACCTTTCTTCACCACCAAAACTTACGGCACCGGCCTCGGCCTGGCCATTTGCCGGCAGATCGTCAACGATCACGGTGGTGAAATCTCCGTGCAGTCGGCGCCCGGCAGTGGCACGATCTTCACCATCGATCTGCCGCTGGAGAAGCGGTCGGCCGCGGAAAAATTCGATGCCGGCTTCGACGCCGAGCCTCCCGCCCTCACGTTTCCCGAGACGCTACCGTGA
- the xseA gene encoding exodeoxyribonuclease VII large subunit yields the protein MNASKTNTPALFDEAATDHLLTVSALTAEIKALLEDGLPPVWLTGEISNFKHHTSGHFYFSLKDSEAQIPCVMWAGRNRYLRFAPRDGMQVIIQGKVTVYEKRGYYQLEVWTMQPAGVGALQLAFERLKLRLHGEGLFEADHKVELPAFPQRVGIVTSPTGAALRDLVSVLRRRWPPIEIILRPVRVQGEGAAEEIALALQEFNAYGDVEVIIVGRGGGSLEDLWPFNEEIVARAIYASELPVVSAVGHEIDFSISDFVADLRAPTPSAAAELVVPDADEVSRRLWQQLQRGHFALQRQLQAQRERLRRIAASYGLRRPVDLIHQRSQELDESHRQMLRSFELLLERRRRDLETAYQRLQALSHASILQRGFALVFKEEDGALVRQAGQLQPEAAIRIQFARGRAQAQVREISPE from the coding sequence GTGAACGCCAGCAAGACAAACACCCCCGCTCTCTTTGACGAGGCCGCCACCGACCACCTGCTGACGGTTTCCGCGCTGACCGCGGAAATCAAAGCGCTGCTGGAAGATGGTTTGCCGCCCGTCTGGCTGACCGGCGAGATTTCCAATTTCAAACATCACACCTCCGGACATTTCTATTTTTCACTGAAAGACAGCGAGGCGCAGATCCCCTGCGTCATGTGGGCGGGCCGCAATCGCTACCTGCGCTTTGCGCCGCGTGACGGCATGCAGGTGATCATTCAGGGCAAGGTCACCGTCTACGAAAAGCGCGGCTACTATCAGCTCGAGGTCTGGACCATGCAGCCGGCGGGCGTGGGCGCCTTACAGCTTGCGTTCGAACGTCTCAAGTTGCGCCTGCACGGCGAAGGATTGTTCGAGGCAGACCACAAAGTGGAGCTGCCCGCGTTTCCCCAGCGCGTGGGCATTGTGACCTCTCCCACCGGCGCGGCGCTGCGTGATCTCGTGAGTGTGTTGCGGCGGCGCTGGCCTCCCATCGAAATTATTTTGCGGCCGGTGCGGGTGCAGGGCGAAGGCGCGGCGGAAGAAATCGCGCTGGCGCTGCAGGAGTTCAATGCCTATGGCGACGTCGAGGTGATTATCGTCGGTCGCGGCGGCGGCTCCCTGGAAGATCTCTGGCCCTTCAACGAAGAAATTGTCGCGCGCGCGATCTATGCCAGCGAATTGCCGGTGGTCTCGGCGGTCGGCCATGAGATCGATTTCAGCATCAGCGATTTTGTGGCCGATTTGCGCGCGCCCACGCCCTCGGCGGCAGCCGAGTTGGTGGTGCCGGACGCCGATGAAGTCAGCCGCCGCTTGTGGCAACAATTGCAGCGCGGCCATTTCGCGCTGCAGCGCCAATTGCAGGCGCAGCGTGAACGACTGCGCCGCATCGCCGCCAGCTATGGCCTGCGCCGGCCGGTTGATCTCATTCACCAGCGCAGCCAGGAGCTCGATGAAAGCCATCGTCAAATGCTGCGCAGCTTCGAACTGCTGTTGGAGCGTCGCCGGCGCGATCTGGAGACCGCCTACCAGCGTCTGCAGGCTCTGAGTCACGCCAGCATACTCCAGCGCGGCTTTGCGCTGGTTTTCAAAGAAGAAGACGGCGCACTTGTGCGGCAGGCCGGACAATTGCAGCCCGAAGCAGCCATCCGCATTCAATTTGCCCGCGGCCGCGCACAAGCTCAAGTCCGCGAGATCTCACCGGAATAA
- a CDS encoding phytase: MKGKGVRGAIRLLIPSLLVAGLLLGAAVTVPLFYETTIVAGHGRVDSIAMWVAPTPAQSILYITDKTKNYLEKHDPVLNKFLGRLGSTGSGPGQLRYPNGVDIGYNVPTGSGVRDLLIVSDRDNNRLAIWSVPDETYMGSVTEAGMIEPYGVATYWDGDQFQVFVTDNGGPTDDVLVFNLLPQGQGVRGVLQQTFATQTVLESITIDPYHRRILLCDESRRDVMVLDLSGNLLQRFGQGYFVKEPEGIQLYDTGEGAGYILVSDQIASPAQFEVFDRRTFAWLGNFTGSTRDTDGIEIVQAALPNLPNGSFFAQNTDRNAHCYDWGAIASALGLQTVMIDYRFRPKASLTLDQPNGGEALPVDSTYTITWTAEHSYLADRVKIEYSGDDGQTWQVLAAQTENDGQFQWPVETAPTSIARLRIADATDGQPSDESDSTFKIIGPPAQIKVTGGDCQTGRPGTTLPNALEVKITDINGNAVSGAAVTFQITAGNGSLSTTQPVLTALNGRAQTQLTLGPEHGSNSVSASVANLDSTVTFEAWADVEEFASNAAWRKMASAASVTGNNPPGRAIDGNDCSFWASGALASGDQTAWLLVDLAVPQLIDRAAIKWDGNFFAREYAFQLSSDSANWTTVHTQAAGMGGTERFVFPAAMARYVRVHLTEARKNLYRIDELQVAAPPAEDSTLLQSPTGSEAWKVDSSYAITWATELINPSNPVKVEYSADAGGSWQVLATSEPNTGLYLWRVDVEPTSTAMIRISDATDRYPSDISDSTFKIIGQPAQIKVTGGDCQSGRSGATLPAALEVKVTDLNGNAVSEAAVTFTVSSGEGTLATAQPVRTALNGRAAAILALGPLPGTTTVQAQVTGLDSTVIFAARADSEAFPVNLAFAKTATASSASGRNSAARAVDGSECTFWASAPLNALAPTQWLMVDLQEPQTLTGFAIKWDGNYFAQKYEIQYSTDQQEWKTIFTDQAGSGGTLRFQSPPVTAQYVRIYMTENRKNYYRIDELEILSAGSDSLAKARPGAAGKALAAWQHPQQFLLEQNYPNPFNPATTITYSVPEESAVKLQVYNLAGQIVATLVNRRVPAGRHQATFDAAALPTGVYIAVLRAGDFTQTRRLIYMK; encoded by the coding sequence ATGAAGGGGAAAGGCGTTCGTGGCGCAATCAGACTCCTGATTCCGTCGCTGTTGGTTGCCGGCCTCTTATTGGGCGCCGCGGTCACCGTACCGCTGTTTTATGAAACCACCATCGTCGCCGGCCATGGCCGGGTCGACTCGATTGCCATGTGGGTCGCGCCCACTCCCGCACAAAGCATTCTTTACATCACCGACAAAACCAAGAACTATCTCGAAAAACACGATCCCGTCCTCAACAAATTCCTCGGGCGTTTGGGCAGCACCGGCAGCGGCCCCGGACAGTTGCGCTATCCCAACGGCGTCGATATCGGCTACAACGTGCCGACCGGCAGCGGCGTGCGTGATCTGCTCATCGTCAGTGATCGCGACAACAACCGTCTGGCGATTTGGTCGGTGCCGGACGAAACCTACATGGGCAGCGTCACCGAGGCTGGAATGATTGAGCCTTACGGCGTCGCGACCTATTGGGACGGCGATCAATTCCAGGTTTTCGTGACCGACAACGGCGGCCCGACCGACGACGTGCTGGTCTTCAATCTCCTGCCCCAGGGCCAGGGCGTGCGGGGCGTGCTGCAGCAAACCTTCGCGACCCAGACCGTTTTGGAATCGATTACCATCGATCCATATCACCGCCGCATTCTGCTCTGCGATGAGTCGCGCCGTGACGTGATGGTGCTCGATCTCTCCGGCAATCTTCTGCAACGATTTGGCCAGGGTTATTTTGTCAAAGAGCCGGAAGGCATCCAGCTCTACGATACCGGCGAGGGCGCAGGCTATATCTTGGTCTCCGATCAAATCGCCAGTCCGGCGCAGTTCGAAGTGTTCGACCGCCGGACCTTCGCCTGGTTGGGCAATTTCACCGGCTCGACGCGCGACACCGACGGCATCGAGATCGTGCAGGCAGCGCTGCCCAATCTTCCCAACGGCTCCTTCTTCGCGCAGAATACCGACCGCAATGCCCATTGCTACGATTGGGGTGCCATCGCCAGCGCGCTGGGATTGCAGACCGTGATGATCGATTACCGCTTCCGGCCGAAAGCCAGCCTGACCCTCGACCAACCCAACGGCGGTGAGGCGCTGCCAGTGGATTCCACCTACACCATCACCTGGACCGCGGAGCATAGCTATCTCGCCGACCGGGTGAAGATCGAGTATTCGGGAGACGACGGCCAAACCTGGCAGGTGCTCGCCGCGCAGACGGAAAACGATGGCCAGTTCCAATGGCCAGTCGAGACCGCGCCCACCTCCATTGCCCGCTTGCGTATTGCTGATGCGACTGACGGCCAGCCCAGCGACGAGAGCGATTCGACTTTCAAAATCATCGGCCCGCCGGCGCAAATAAAAGTCACCGGTGGTGATTGCCAGACCGGCCGGCCGGGCACAACCCTGCCCAACGCTCTGGAGGTCAAAATCACGGACATCAATGGCAATGCCGTAAGCGGTGCAGCCGTCACCTTTCAGATTACCGCCGGCAACGGCAGTTTGTCCACGACGCAGCCGGTACTCACGGCACTCAATGGCCGCGCGCAAACGCAGCTCACGCTGGGGCCCGAGCACGGCAGCAACTCGGTGAGCGCGAGCGTAGCCAACTTGGATTCAACCGTGACCTTCGAGGCCTGGGCCGACGTGGAGGAATTCGCGAGCAACGCGGCCTGGCGCAAAATGGCGAGCGCTGCGAGCGTTACCGGCAACAACCCGCCGGGCCGCGCAATCGATGGCAATGATTGCAGTTTTTGGGCCAGTGGCGCGCTCGCGAGCGGCGACCAAACCGCCTGGCTGCTGGTCGATTTGGCAGTGCCGCAGCTTATCGACCGCGCGGCGATCAAGTGGGACGGCAATTTCTTTGCGCGCGAATATGCGTTTCAGCTCTCCAGCGACAGCGCAAACTGGACCACGGTGCACACGCAAGCGGCAGGAATGGGCGGCACCGAACGTTTCGTTTTCCCGGCGGCCATGGCGCGCTATGTACGCGTCCACCTGACGGAAGCGAGAAAGAACCTCTATCGCATCGATGAGTTGCAAGTCGCGGCGCCGCCGGCGGAGGACTCCACCCTACTGCAATCACCGACCGGCAGCGAAGCCTGGAAGGTGGATTCGAGCTATGCGATCACCTGGGCCACGGAGTTGATCAATCCGAGCAATCCGGTGAAGGTGGAGTATTCCGCGGACGCGGGCGGAAGTTGGCAGGTCCTTGCCACCAGCGAGCCGAACACCGGCCTTTATCTTTGGCGGGTGGATGTGGAACCAACTTCCACTGCGATGATCCGCATCTCCGACGCCACCGATCGCTACCCCAGCGATATCAGTGACTCGACCTTCAAGATCATCGGCCAACCGGCACAAATAAAGGTCACCGGCGGTGATTGCCAGAGCGGCCGGTCGGGCGCAACGCTGCCCGCCGCGCTGGAAGTCAAAGTCACGGACCTGAATGGCAATGCGGTGAGTGAGGCTGCAGTGACTTTCACGGTGAGCAGCGGAGAGGGCACTCTCGCCACCGCGCAGCCGGTGCGCACTGCTCTGAATGGCCGCGCCGCGGCTATTCTTGCTCTCGGCCCGCTGCCGGGTACAACTACAGTCCAGGCGCAAGTCACGGGTCTGGATAGCACGGTGATTTTCGCCGCGCGGGCAGACAGCGAGGCCTTTCCGGTGAATTTGGCCTTTGCAAAAACAGCGACGGCTTCGAGCGCGAGCGGCAGAAATTCGGCGGCGCGCGCGGTTGACGGCAGCGAATGCACGTTCTGGGCGAGCGCCCCGCTCAACGCCCTCGCGCCAACGCAGTGGCTCATGGTCGATCTGCAAGAGCCGCAAACGCTCACGGGCTTTGCGATCAAGTGGGACGGCAACTACTTTGCGCAGAAGTATGAAATCCAGTATTCCACTGATCAACAGGAGTGGAAGACGATATTCACGGACCAGGCCGGCTCCGGCGGAACGCTGCGTTTTCAATCGCCGCCGGTGACAGCACAATACGTGCGCATCTACATGACCGAGAATCGCAAGAATTACTACCGCATCGACGAGTTGGAAATTCTCAGCGCCGGCAGCGACAGCCTGGCCAAAGCCCGGCCGGGCGCGGCGGGCAAAGCGCTGGCGGCCTGGCAGCATCCGCAACAGTTTCTCCTGGAGCAGAATTATCCCAACCCGTTCAACCCTGCGACGACCATCACTTACAGCGTGCCGGAGGAAAGTGCGGTGAAGCTGCAAGTCTACAATCTCGCCGGCCAAATCGTTGCGACATTGGTCAATCGCCGCGTGCCGGCCGGCCGGCATCAAGCCACCTTTGATGCCGCAGCGCTGCCGACCGGCGTCTATATCGCCGTGCTGCGCGCCGGAGATTTCACGCAGACACGGCGGCTCATCTACATGAAGTGA
- a CDS encoding Ig-like domain-containing protein → MKKIVSLTLLITCAFGFTAVALAQPSVRTLPLQWQRGNAGSAILSPRRGMIAAAQTDEQALHDGAEWQMTQHNAQGAYPWEVGGPISEDTQGTTARGLLVAYDVLRDSRYLDSARKTGDYLVNTPPRRFPDGDPDIAPLDVLFLEELSLITGDSKYADFLQTNLWNKLAAGTYGERNDQNCAEWAEIIPVFEDFSHWTAMEPVYRAMPALAAHYAGEAAQRDDLLASIIKKLEETGSSDRDGDLTGIAGAIQASAHTGINLDPQTGRWAAFNSTQDFVDFLVSYQRRGGDWPYDTSVQAAFYVGDVSTTSWAIMALKAWDPERYAENIRKGLDFIKAQQQSNGQILTNPGAPANTTAGVEVHGEALVAIGTDDCTLYDAAPAPPNQAPLAEDDLAETVEESAVVINVLANDTDPDGSLDPGSVTVVRVPGNGQTQVNGTTGAITYTPAAGFSGEDSFDYTVRDERGAASNAATVFVTVTAQAGGVSKTFTPVADTYISQSSTSRNYGRSDELQFRQRTGRVYLPYIKFEVTGLDGAVQSARLRLFVENANNETGTLYLGSNYYANSTNPWTETGLTWNNANRNNTAIASLAPLPDNAWIEFDVSATVTGEGTYTFNFQNNSSSTGVLQPREGANPPQLIIRVSDDGVNQPPIAVDDAATTSAGTPVAIAVLANDRDPDGTLAAASVAIVSAPAHGSASVNSSGAITYTPAEGFSGADTLTYTVADNEGALSNPATVSIAVHAAQSVFTFVPTADTYISQAQPAVNFGTAAELRSQRRNFAALLAYLKFQVTGLNGTIQRARLRLYVTSGANDAGTLYSASNNYAGSGTAWQESGLNWNNADKNGTVIASTSAAIVSNNWLELEIGAHVTAEGTYSFAFINSTSQVDVFSAREGSNPPELIVETGAQAAGAPPEMAAHKAAAAPSLAALLAAEAATPVAEFRLDPNYPNPFNLATTITYHLPQATRVRLVVYNSNGQQVRTLVDDWQVAGVQRLVWDGRDEAGGNLSTGVYFVQLRAQAQTRSIKLLLVK, encoded by the coding sequence ATGAAAAAGATCGTTTCTCTGACACTTCTGATCACCTGTGCATTCGGATTTACCGCTGTTGCACTGGCCCAGCCCAGCGTCCGGACATTGCCGCTGCAATGGCAACGCGGCAATGCCGGCTCTGCCATCCTTTCACCCCGCCGTGGAATGATCGCCGCCGCCCAAACCGACGAACAAGCCTTGCATGACGGAGCAGAATGGCAAATGACCCAACACAATGCGCAGGGCGCCTATCCTTGGGAAGTCGGAGGACCGATCAGCGAAGACACTCAGGGCACCACCGCGCGCGGGCTGCTGGTCGCGTATGATGTTTTGCGCGACAGCCGCTATCTGGATTCCGCCCGTAAGACGGGAGACTACCTCGTGAATACGCCGCCGCGCCGCTTTCCCGACGGCGACCCCGACATCGCACCGCTTGATGTTTTGTTTCTGGAAGAACTGAGCCTCATCACCGGCGATTCCAAATATGCCGATTTTCTGCAGACGAACTTGTGGAACAAACTCGCTGCCGGCACTTACGGCGAGCGCAACGATCAAAACTGTGCCGAATGGGCAGAAATTATTCCGGTTTTCGAAGATTTCTCCCACTGGACCGCGATGGAACCGGTATATCGCGCCATGCCGGCCCTCGCAGCGCATTACGCCGGTGAGGCGGCGCAGCGCGATGATCTGCTGGCCAGCATCATCAAGAAGCTGGAGGAAACCGGCTCGAGCGACCGCGACGGCGATCTCACCGGCATCGCCGGCGCGATTCAAGCCTCCGCGCACACCGGCATCAATCTCGATCCCCAAACCGGGCGCTGGGCGGCATTCAACTCGACGCAGGATTTTGTGGACTTCCTGGTGAGTTACCAGCGCCGGGGCGGCGACTGGCCCTATGACACCAGCGTGCAAGCTGCTTTCTACGTCGGCGACGTCAGCACGACTTCGTGGGCCATCATGGCGTTGAAGGCATGGGATCCCGAGCGCTATGCGGAGAACATCAGAAAGGGGCTGGATTTCATCAAGGCGCAACAACAGTCAAACGGCCAGATCCTCACCAATCCCGGCGCGCCAGCCAACACCACCGCCGGCGTCGAAGTGCACGGTGAAGCGCTGGTGGCGATCGGCACGGATGATTGCACTTTGTATGACGCCGCGCCCGCGCCCCCCAATCAGGCACCGCTCGCCGAGGACGACCTTGCCGAAACGGTGGAAGAGTCGGCTGTGGTCATAAACGTTCTCGCCAATGACACGGATCCGGATGGCTCACTCGATCCCGGCAGTGTGACCGTGGTGCGCGTTCCCGGCAACGGCCAGACGCAAGTGAATGGGACTACCGGCGCGATCACCTACACCCCGGCCGCCGGTTTCAGCGGCGAAGACAGCTTTGACTACACGGTGCGGGATGAGCGCGGCGCAGCCTCCAACGCCGCCACTGTCTTCGTCACGGTGACAGCGCAGGCCGGCGGCGTTTCCAAGACCTTCACGCCCGTCGCCGACACCTACATTTCCCAATCCAGCACCAGCCGCAACTACGGCAGATCCGATGAACTGCAATTCCGCCAGCGTACCGGCAGAGTCTACTTGCCCTACATCAAATTTGAAGTGACCGGACTGGACGGTGCGGTGCAAAGCGCGCGGCTGCGGTTGTTCGTTGAAAACGCCAACAACGAGACGGGTACGCTCTATCTGGGTTCGAACTATTACGCCAACTCGACCAATCCCTGGACGGAAACCGGCCTCACCTGGAATAATGCCAATCGCAACAACACCGCCATCGCCTCGTTGGCGCCGCTGCCGGACAATGCCTGGATCGAGTTCGACGTCTCGGCCACAGTGACGGGCGAAGGCACTTACACCTTCAACTTCCAAAACAACTCCAGCAGCACGGGCGTGCTGCAGCCGCGTGAAGGCGCAAATCCACCGCAGTTGATCATCCGCGTGAGCGATGACGGCGTCAATCAGCCGCCCATTGCTGTCGATGATGCGGCAACGACAAGCGCAGGCACACCGGTCGCGATCGCGGTGCTTGCCAATGATCGCGACCCCGACGGCACACTGGCAGCCGCCTCGGTGGCGATTGTCAGCGCGCCGGCGCATGGCTCTGCCAGCGTGAACAGCAGCGGCGCAATCACCTACACGCCGGCGGAGGGTTTCTCTGGGGCGGATACTCTCACCTACACCGTCGCAGACAATGAGGGCGCGCTTTCGAACCCTGCCACTGTCAGCATTGCGGTGCACGCGGCACAATCGGTTTTCACCTTCGTACCCACGGCGGACACTTACATTTCGCAAGCGCAACCGGCTGTGAATTTCGGCACCGCGGCCGAGTTGCGCAGCCAGCGGCGAAACTTTGCAGCGCTGCTGGCCTATCTCAAGTTTCAGGTCACCGGCTTGAATGGAACGATTCAGCGTGCGCGTCTCCGTCTTTATGTGACCAGCGGCGCCAATGACGCCGGCACGCTCTATTCCGCCTCCAACAACTACGCGGGCAGCGGCACGGCCTGGCAGGAATCCGGACTGAACTGGAACAATGCCGACAAGAACGGCACGGTCATCGCATCAACTTCTGCCGCGATCGTTTCGAACAACTGGCTCGAGCTGGAGATCGGCGCGCACGTGACCGCGGAGGGCACTTATTCTTTCGCGTTCATCAACTCCACCTCGCAGGTGGACGTGTTCAGCGCGCGGGAAGGATCAAATCCGCCGGAACTGATCGTGGAGACCGGTGCACAAGCAGCGGGCGCGCCGCCGGAGATGGCGGCGCACAAAGCGGCGGCGGCGCCATCGCTTGCGGCTCTGCTCGCCGCGGAGGCTGCAACGCCGGTCGCGGAATTCCGCCTCGATCCCAATTATCCCAATCCTTTCAACCTCGCAACCACGATCACCTACCATCTGCCGCAGGCAACGCGAGTGCGGCTGGTCGTGTATAATTCAAACGGGCAACAGGTGCGCACGCTGGTGGATGACTGGCAAGTTGCCGGAGTGCAACGCCTGGTGTGGGACGGTCGCGATGAAGCAGGCGGCAATCTCAGTACCGGCGTCTATTTTGTGCAATTGCGGGCGCAGGCCCAAACCCGCAGCATCAAATTGCTGCTGGTGAAGTAG